In Sphaerospermopsis torques-reginae ITEP-024, the genomic window CTGTGTTATTTGTTGAGACTTGATACTACCTACCAATAACCAATTTTGTCCAAAAATCTGCAATTTTAAAATTGGTAATTTTTCATTAGTGAATTGGGCAATAATAGCACCTGTATTGATAGTTTGACCTAATCCTAAAGGCTGATAAATACCTTGCTGCTGTTGTAATTGTTTTTGAATAGCTTGAGTTTCCAGATTATTTTCTTGTTGAGAAGAATAAGCATAAAAATTTTTAATAGGCAAACTATCCATAATTTCTAACCAAGCATCATTTTCATTTGCCAAAAATTTACTAGAAATCGCCCAATCAATTTTATTGATTCCTTGTTGTTGTAAAAATGGTAAAATAGTGAAACGTCCTGTACCTTCATCACCGCTATTAACCAAAGTGACTTTTCCTTGATCTTGAACTACCAAAACTGGCTCATTGTCAGTTGCTAATAAGGTAATTCTCAATAAATTACTTGTAGAATGCCAAGCAGGAACAATCACTAAAACCACAGCCATTAAACCAGCAAACCACCATCTTTTTTGCCACCAACGGATTAAACAAGTAGATATAATTAATCCATAAACTACAAACATTTGCCAAGTGGATATACTACCTACAGCAACCGAGCTTCCAGGCAGATTAGCAAAAAATTCAGCTACTTGAATTAACCAATGAGTTGGATAATATAAAAAACTGGCTAACGTGCTACCTAAATCTGGTACAATTAAACTTACCAAACCACTAATCATACCTCCAAGACTAATCACAGAAATCAATGGAGTAGTGATAATATTCAATAGCACACTGTAAACAGCAACTACACTAAAAATATGTAAAAGTAAAGGTAGAGTCCAAATTGTAGCAGCGATAGGAACAGAAATTAACGAAGCGATAGCAGAAGGCAGCCAATCAAAACGTTTCGTGATTGGTGTAGCTGTGACAATTAACCCCAAAGTCGCCAAAAAACTGAGTTGAAAACCTAAATCCCAAATCCAAAGAGGATTAAATAAAAGTAATAAAGTAGCAGCTAATAATAAAGATCCTAATTGTTGAACTTTCCTTTCTAAAACCAAACCAATTAATGCAGCAAAACCCATAATTACTGCTCTCAGAATTGATGCTTGAACGCCAGCTAAACATAAGAAAGCAAGTAGTCCCAAACTACCGCATAAAAACTGAATACCCTTGTTAGCTTTTCTAGTTAATTGTAAAATTATTCCCAAAATTAAAGAAGTTTGAAAACCAGAAGCAGCCAAAGCATGAGCTAAACCCACATTCACAAATAAATCACGAATATCATAAGGTAAATCTACCGCCTTACTACCTAAAACCATCGCACTAACTAAAGGACCTTCAGGAACACCTAACCAACGAACTTGCGATCGCACAATTTGTTCCCGAATTTTCCACCATCCCCATTTACGATCTTCATCAATAATATTAATCTGTTTACCAACTAAACCTGCAAAAGCACCTTCTTGTTTGAGATACTTCTGAAAATCAAAAGCACCAGGATTTTGAGCCGCTTTAGGTTTATACAACATCCCAGTTACAGCAATTTGTTGACCAGGATATAAACCAGTAGCTTGAAGAATAGGCACAGTCACATATAATTTACCCGTTACCCCTTTTGGCACACTTGCCGGACCCTGGTCATTTTTCACCTCATCAAGTTGCGTCGCATTCAGCCAAAATTGTCCCTTTTGACTGCGAGTTAAACGGGGAGTACCTATCACATCCCCACGGACAATTACTAACTGTTCTTGATTACTATTATTTTCATTAGAAACAAACTGACTAATATCTTTTGCTCCTGGTTGGGGTGTCCGCACTTGAAAATAAAAAGTTGCCAACAAACCCACCAAACCAGCAATTAACCATACTCTAGGATGAGGAGTAGTCAGCGGAGTATTAACCCCTGTCTTAGCTTTAGTGAGATAATTTTCCTGTTTATAGTTAATTTTCCGTAAATTAATAAAAATTGCCCGAAAAAAAACTGCCGCCAATATCCCCATTGCTAAAATCCATATACCACCCCAAGGAACTGCTGTAAACAGCAACCCTAAAATATAGGCAAGACAAATAATAACGCCATTACTCTGGATCATAAAAATTTAATTGCCAAAAGCACTTAGTGAGTAAAATTAATATAAAAAGGCAATTATATAAATAAATCAACTGAGTTAAAAATAATTATTGTAGGTTGGGTTAAGCGACAGCACAACCCAACAAAATAGAGAACTGAGAAAAGACCTATTTTAGAGAGATAGACCCAAATTCAACCCCAAGAAAGCATGAACAAACAAAATTAACAGTGCTGTACTTCCTAAATAAGCATGAACAGCACGCAAACCTGCTTTATCACCAAAAAACCCACTCAGAGAAATTGCACCATTAACCAACAACAGCAACAGTACAAGAGAACCAGTCCAGAAATGAGGACTTTCAAACAGTGGTTGATGCTGCATCACCAAAGACAACACACCACCTGTATAACCACCTGCCAAAAAGATAAATAACCAAGGTGCTAACTGACGATGGGCGCTTCGACTTTTAACAGCAGCATCCTTATCGGTATCTTGCAGCAGTTTACCCCGCCAACCAGACACACCTACAAAACTACCCACCACAAAAATCACAATCCCCATCATCACGGGATGTCCCCAATGTGTAACAGGTTCAGGAATACCCAAAGAACGAAACCAAGCTGCAATAGGTTCTAACGCTTCACTAATATTCATCATCTGACACACACCATTATTATTGCCACGAACAGCAACTCCCCCAAAAACGGAGGAGTTACAAAAATTTACACTTTGCTTATTCTATCTCGTTATTAGGCTCTCTCTGGTAACGAATATCTAGATGCTCTGCATCTTCTGAAACAGAGATTAAGCAGCAGCAAAAGAAAAATGAACCACGAAGACACGAAGGACACGAAGAAAAGAGGGTTTGAGAGAGATTGTCCGTAAGTCCTGTGATCTCGTTACTAGGCTCTGCCTGGTAACGAATATCTAGATGCTCTGCATCTTCTGAAACAGAGATTAAGCAGCAGTTTGTGAATTTTTCAACAACGGGAAACCCAACTTTTCCCTTTGCTCAACATATAAATGAGCTACTTTCCTCGCCAAATGTCGAATCCTAGCAATATAGCGAGTTCGTTCCGTCACCGAAATTACACCCCGTGCATCCAGCAAATTAAATGTATGGGAACACTTAATTACATAATCCATGCTAGGTAGCACCAGTCCCCTTTCTGTGAGTTGGGATGCTTCCTGCTCATATATATTGAACAGATTTAACAACATCTCAGGATTAGAAGCTTCAAAGTTATAGGTACACTGCTCAATCTCACCCTGAAGATGAACATCACCATAGGTAATATTGTCCGTCCATTGAATCTTAGTAATAGCCTCCACTTCCTGGAGATACATAGCCAATCTTTCTAAACCATAAGTAATCTCAATGGACACCGGACGGCAATCAATACCCCCGCACTGTTGGAAATAAGTAAACTGGGTAATTTCCATCCCATCTAACCATACTTCCCAACCAGTACCCCAAGCCCCCACAGTTGCATCTTCCCAGTTATCCTCCACAAACCGCACATCATGATCCTCTGGACGAATACCCAAAGCCCTCAAAGAATCAAGATAAATTTCCTGGATATTATCTGGTGAAGGTTTAATCAGAACTTGATACTGATAATAATGTTGAAACCGATTCGGGTTTTCGCCGTAGCGCCCATCTGTGGGACGACGACAAGGTTCAACATAAGCCACCGCCCAAGGTTCTGGACCCAAAGCCCTTAAAAAAGTATGGGGATTCTTAGTTCCTGCTCCCTTTTCCATGTCATAAGGTTGAGCAATCAAGCAACCACGCTCACCCCAAAACTGATGTAAAACCGCTATTACTGATTGAAAATTCACTATCTACTCTTCCTATGAGTCAACAACGCCTACACCATTGTTGCCTAAACCCAGTATTCTGAGCAGCTTCCAGCCATTAAAAAATTTTTTTCAATTTTTTTTGAAAAAGTAGTTGACATTCCAAAAGAGGTTCGCTATATTGAATAAGTGCCTGAGAGAGAGCCGCGAGAGAGCGGGACTCGGAGGGACACCGAACCTTGAAAATATTATAGTTTGAAAGACAGTATACAACAAGTCCTGCGTCAAGTAAAGAAAATGGTACCGGACTGAGGTATTAAAAGACAGTCAAAAAAGAGCTAAACAAACTTAACAAAACGGAGAGTTTGATCCTGGCTCAGGATGAACGCTGGCGGTATGCTTAACACATGCAAGTCGAACGAAATCTTCGGATTGAGTGGCGGACGGGTGAGTAACGCGTGAGAATCTGGCTCTCAGGTCGGGGACAACAGTTGGAAACGACTGCTAATACCGGATGTGCCGCAAGGTGAAAGATTTATCGCCTGGAGATGAGCTCGCGTCCGATTAGCTAGTTGGTGGTGGTAAGAGCGACTACCAAGGCGACGATCGGTAGCTGGTCTGAGAGGACGATCAGCCACACTGGGACTGAGACACGGCCCAGACTCCTACGGGAGGCAGCAGTGGGGAATTTTCCGCAATGGGCGAAAGCCTGACGGAGCAATACCGCGTGAGGGAGGAAGGCTCTTGGGTCGTAAACCTCTTTTCTCAAGGAAGAATACAATGACGGTACTTCAGGAATCAGCATCGGCTAACTCCGTGCCAGCAGCCGCGGTAATACGGAGGATGCAAGCGTTATCCGGAATGATTGGGCGTAAAGCGTCCGCAGGTGGCACTGCAAGTCTGCGGTCAAAGAGTCGAGGCTCAACCTCGTAAAAGGCCGTGGAAACTGACAGAGCTAGAGTGCGGTAGGGGCAGAGGGAATTCCCGGTGTAGCGGTGAAATGCGTAGAGATCGGGAAGAACACCGGTGGCGAAAGCGCTCTGCTAGGCCGCAGACTGACACTGAGGGACGAAAGCTAGGGGAGCGAATGGGATTAGATACCCCAGTAGTCCTAGCCGTAAACGATGGATACTAGGCGTGGCTTGTATCGACCCGAGCCGTGCCGGAGCTAACGCGTTAAGTATCCCGCCTGGGGAGTACGCGCGCAAGCGTGAAACTCAAAGGAATTGACGGGGGCCCGCACAAGCGGTGGAGTATGTGGTTTAATTCGATGCAACGCGAAGAACCTTACCAGGACTTGACATCCTCGCGAATCCCGGTGAAAGCTCGGAGTGCCTTCGGGAGCGCGAGACACAGGTGGTGCATGGCTGTCGTCAGCTCGTGTCGTGAGATGTTGGGTTAAGTCCCGCAACGAGCGCAACCCTCGTTTTTAGTTGCCAGCATTAAGATGGGCACTCTAGAGAGACTGCCGGTGACAAACCGGAGGAAGGTGAGGATGACGTCAAGTCAGCATGCCCCTTACGTCTTGGGCTACACACGTACTACAATGCTACGGACAAAGGGCAGCTACACAGCGATGTGATGCAAATCCAAAAAACCGTAGCTCAGTTCAGATCGAAGGCTGCAACTCGCCTTCGTGAAGGAGGAATCGCTAGTAATTGCAGGTCAGCATACTGCAGTGAATTCGTTCCCGGGCCTTGTACACACCGCCCGTCACACCATGGAAGTTGGTCACGCCCGAAGTCATTACCCCAACCGTTTGGAGGGGGATGCCTAAGGTAGGACTGGTGACTGGGGTGAAGTCGTAACAAGGTAGCCGTACCGGAAGGTGTGGCTGGATCACCTCCTTTTTAGGGAGACCTACCCATTTAGATATCGAACACAATCAGTAATTAGATACTAAACTGGTCTACTCTAGGTCGGTCGCAGACTTGAAGAGTGTCGTCTTTCAAACTATGATTGGGTTCATTTAAGGGCTATTAGCTCAGGTGGTTAGAGCGCACCCCTGATAAGGGTGAGGTCCCTGGTTCGAGTCCAGGATGGCCCACCTGAAAGAATTTTAGATTTTAGATTTTAGATTAAAAAAACAATCCAAAATCCGAAATCCAAAATCCAAAATTGTGGATGGGGGTTTAGCTCAGTTGGTAGAGCGCCTGCTTTGCAAGCAGGATGTCAGCGGTTCGAGTCCGCTAACCTCCACATTGGAAAAATTCAGCACCTGAAACTATGAGAATAGTGCAGAATGCTGGATGAAAGTCCAGTCAGAACCTTGAAAACTGCATAGTAACGCGAGGCAGTTCAGTAATCTAGTGCGAAAGCAACAGATAAACTGAAAGCAAAAAAACCAATGTAATGTTGTGGTCAAGCTAATAAGGGCTAATGGTGGATACCTAGGCACACAGAGGCGAAGAAGGACGTGGTTACCGACGAAATGTTCCGGGGAGTTGGAAGCAAACGGTGAGCCGGAAATATCCGAATGGGGCAACCCTATGTACTACCTGTTGAATATATAGACAGGAAAGAGCCAACCTGGCGAATTGAAACATCTTAGTAGCCAGAGGAAAAGAAATCAACTAGAGATTCCCCTAGTAGTGGTGAGCGAAAGGGGAAAAGCCTAAACCAAGAGGTTTACCTTTTGGGGTCGTGGGACAGCGATATCGAATCCAGAGACTAGACGAAGCAGCTAAATACTGCACCAGAGGAGGTGAAAGTCCTGTAGTCAAAAGTTAAAGGATAGTAGCTGCATCCCGAGTAGTACGGAGCACGTGAAATTCCGTATGAATCAGCGAGGACCATCTCGTAAGGCTAAATACTACTGTGTGACCGATAGCGAACAAGTACCGCGAGGGAAAGGTGAAAAGAACCCCGGAAGGGGAGTGAAATAGAACATGAAACCATTAGCTTACAAGCAGTGGGAGTCCGATTAAACGGATGACCGCGTGCCTGTTGAAGAATGAGCCGGCGACTTATAGGTACTGGTAGGTTAAAGCGAGAATGCTGGAGCCAAAGGGAAACCGAGTCTGAAGAGGGCGATAATCAGTATTTATAGACCCGAACCCTGGTGATCTAACCATGTCCAGGATGAAGCTTGGGTAACACCAAGTGGAGGTCCGAACCGACCGATGTTGAAAAATCGGCGGATGAGGTGTGGTTAGGGGTGAAATGCCAATCGAACCAGGAGCTAGCTGGTTCTCCCCGAAATGTGTTGAGGCGCAGCGGTAATGATTAAAGTCGGGGGGTAAAGCACTGTTTCGGTGCGGGCTGGGAGACCGGTACCAAATCGAGACAAACTCAGAATACCCGATGAACACATTGCCAGTGAGACGGTGGGGGATAAGCTTCATCGTCAAGAGGGAAACAGCCCAGACCACCAGCTAAGGTCCCCAAATCATCACTAAGTGATAAAGGAGGTGGGATTGCAGAGACAACTAGGAGGTTTGCCTAGAAGCAGCCACCCTTGAAAGAGTGCGTAATAGCTCACTAGTCAAGCGATCCTGCGCCGAAAATGAACGGGGCTAAGTGATGTACCGAAGCTGTGGGATTAACTAAACATTAATCGGTAGGGGAGCGTTCCGTCGTAGGTAGAAGCAGTAGCGGCGAGCAGCTGTGGACGAAACGGAAGTGAGAATGTCGGCTTGAGTAGCGCAAACATTGGTGAGAATCCAATGCCCCGAAACCCTAAGGGTGCCAGAGCCAGGTTCGTCCACTCTGGGTTAGTCGGGACCTAAGGCGAGGTCGAAAGGCGTAGTCGATGGACACAGGGTCAACAATCCCTGACTAAGATATGGGAGCATTGCTAGGGACGCATGAAAGATAGCCACACCCTGATTGGTTTGGGAGACGGTTACGACCGTTGCGTGGTGAATGTTAGTGCCAAGAAAAGCTAGTAATGTGATGAACATATGTTACCCGTACCCGAAACCGACACAGGTAGGGAGGTTGAGAATACCAAGGGGCGCGAGATAACTCTCTCTAAGGAACTCGGCAAAATGGCCCCGTAACTTCGGAAGAAGGGGTGCCCACGAGAGTGGGTCGCAGTGAAGAGATCCAGGCGACTGTTTACCAAAAACACAGGTCTCCGCTAACTCGAAAGAGGACGTATGGGGGCTGACGCCTGCCCAGTGCCGGAAGGTTAAGGAAGTTGGTCAGTGGTAACATGAAGCTGACGACCGAAGCCCCGGTGAACGGCGGCCGTAACTATAACGGTCCTAAGGTAGCGAAATTCCTTGTCGGGTAAGTTCCGACCCGCACGAAAGGCGTAACGATCTGGATGGTGTCTCAGAGAGAGACCCGGCGAAATAGGAATGTCTGTGAAGATACGGACTGCCTGCACCTGGACAGAAAGACCCTATGAAGCTTTACTGTAGCCTGGAATTGTGTTCGGGCTTCGCTTGCGCAGGATAGGTGGGAAGCGATGAACTTCTCCTTGTGGGGGGAAGGGAGCTAACGGTGAGATACCACTCTGGCGAAGCTAGAATTCTAACTCATCTCCGTGAGCCGGAGAGAGGACAGTTTCAGGTGGGCAGTTTGACTGGGGCGGTCGCCTCCTAAAAGGTAACGGAGGCGCGCAAAGGTTCTCTCAGCACGCTTGGAAACCGTGCGGCGAGTGTAAAGGCATTAAGAGAGCTTGACTGCAAGACCGACAAGTCGAGCAGGTACGAAAGTAGGCCTTAGTGATCCGACGGCGCAGCATGGAATGGCCGTCGCTCAACGGATAAAAGTTACTCTAGGGATAACAGGCTGATCTCCCCCAAGAGTCCACATCGACGGGGAGGTTTGGCACCTCGATGTCGGCTCATCGCAACCTGGGGCGGAAGTACGTCCCAAGGGTTGGGCTGTTCGCCCATTAAAGCGGTACGTGAGCTGGGTTCAGAACGTCGTGAGACAGTTCGGTCCATATCCGGTGCAGGCGTAAGAACATTGAGAGGAGTCCTCCTTAGTACGAGAGGACCGGGAGGAACGAACCGCTGGTGTACCAGTTATTGTACCAACAGTAGACGCTGGGTAGCCACGTTCGGAGCGGATAACCGCTGAAAGCATCTAAGTGGGAAGCCCACCTCAAGATGAGTGTTCTCACTACTTTAAGTAGGTAAGGTCACGGGCAGAACACCCGTTTATAGGCTCTATGTGGAAGTACAGTAATGTATGTAGCAGAGGGGTACTAATAGACCGAGGGCTTGACCTCAAACATCATTGGCATAATTCGCGTTACTTGCAGTCTTCAGGGTTTTGTACACCCAAAAATCTTTCCTGGTGTCTATGGCGCGGTGGAACCACACTGATCCCTTCCCGAACTCAGAGGTGAAACGCTGTTGCGGCGACGATAGTTGAGGGGTTGCCCTCTGTCACAATAGCTCGATGCCCAGGGCTAATATTTTACAAACACCTTCATTTGTATAATGAGGGTGTTTGTTTTTTGTAACCATCTAATTACAATATGATAATTTGTACTTTTTTACTGTGATGTGACAAGTAGTCATATCATGTCCGGCTAATCGCTTACGATAAAAGAGGTGAGTGCAAAGATGACCAATGCCGAAACGAATTAGTGTAGCCACACATCTGAGTATTGAAGAGTTAGAAAAACGTTACCGTCAAGCTAAAGACGGGATAGAAAGCCGTCAGTACCAGATTATTTGGTTAGTAGCGCAAGGCAAAAAAACGGAAGAAATCGAGGAAATCACTGGCTACAGCAGAACATGGATGTACGCATTGGTAAAAAGATACAACGAGTTAGGGATCGAAGGATTAGGCGATCGTAGACAGTTAAACCAAGGTACACAGCCGCTAGTAGATGATATCCAGCAGGCACATTTATGGAAATTCAGTTGTGGTGCGAAGATGAACATCGCTTGGGACTTAAACCAGTTTTACGACGAGTTTATGTACCAGAAGGAGAACAACCAATTGCTGATGTGAATTGGCGGTTTAAATGGCTATGGTTGTATGCTTTTGTACATCCTAAAACTGGAGAAACCTATTGGTGGATTCTTCCTTATGTGAACACAGAGCTATTCAATCAGGTTTTAGCCGATTTTGCTCAAGAATTTGGCTTAGGTGCTAATAAACGTATTCTTTTAGCCGTTGATCAAGCCGGATGGCATACCAGTAAGAGTTTACAGATTCCCGAAGGGCTGCATTTAACATTATTACCATCTCACTCACCTGAATTACAACCCGCAGAAAGGCTTTGGACTTTGGTGGACGAACCAATTGCTAATCAATCTTTTGAGACACTCGATGATTTAGAGGATGTCTTATTTCATCGGTGTCAATCTTTACTCCAACAGCCTGATTTAATTCGTGGTTTGACGGGTTTTCATTGGTGGTTGCAAACTGGCGCTTAATCGTAAGTCATTACCCGGACATGATATAAATTGATGAATTTTAAGACATCTGCACCTGTAGCACCGTCTTCACCTGTTCCCACTTCTACACCTAAACCTAAAGCTTTTGCACCGACAGCATAAGTAACATCTCCATCTTTTTCACCGACAGAAACCCAAGGTTGAGGGACTATTTGTGCTGATGCTTGACTGGGGTTTAATAATACTAATAAACCCAGGGATGTGATGAGTGTTTTGATCGTAAATATTGGTTTCATTTTTATATCTCACGCAAAGATGCAAAGAAAGGAAGGACGAGAAAAACAAGGGATTGTACAATACAAATATATGAAAAATGCTGTAAATCTCTCACACCTTCCGAGACGTAGTTAAATCATATAAGTTCCTGAAATTGAACAAGACGCAAAAAAAGATAATTTCTCTCTGCGTCTTTTCGCTATCAATAGCTTTTACTTACTACATCCTTTCTAAAACTTTAATTCCCAGCAAATCAAATCCTAGTTTTAGTGTTCTTGCTGTTAAGTAACATAACATCAACCTTGATGTTTTGATGGGTTCTTCTGATTTTAAAACCGGACATTTATCATAGAATTTATTAAATTTTTCGCTGAGATTATATAAATAATCACAGAGGCGATTTGGTAATAAATCCTGTTCTACTTCGGCAATTATTTCATCTAGTTGTAATATGTGTTTGGCTAGGGTTAATTCTGTATCTTCTTTGAGGATTATTTTGGCATCTCTTCCTAAATTTGCGAAGTCAATATTGCCTTCTCGACTAATGCCTTGAGTCCTTACATAAGCATATAGCATATAAGGCGCTGTGTTGCCTTTTAAAGAAAGCATTTTATCATAACTAAAAACATAATTGCTAGTGCGATTTTGGCTAAGGTCTGCATATTTCACAGCACTAATACCAACTACGTCAGCAACATTTTTAATAAACTGTTCTGTTTCTTCTCGACTTTCTTCTTTTAATCTTGCTTCTAAATCTGTTCGAGAGCGAGATATTGCTTCATCTAATAAGTCTTTTAACCGGACTGTATCACCAGAACGAGTTTTGAATTTTTTGCCATCTTCACCTAATACTAATCCAAAGGGAACGTGAACTAATTCAACGTTTTCAGGTATCCATCCTGCTTTGTTTGCAACTTGGAAAAATTGAGCAAAGTGGTTTGCTTGTCCTGCATCGGTAACGTAAATTATCCGTTTTGCTTGATCTTTTTCAATTCTATAACGTAATGCTGCTAAGTCTGTGGTTGCATAGTTATAACCGCCATCTGATTTTTGGACAATTAATGGTAAAGGATCTCCTTCTCTGTTAGTAAAACCTTCTAAGAAAACACATTTTGCTCCTTGGTTTTCTTCTACTAATCCTACTGTTTCTAAGTCTTCTACTACTTTGGTTAATAATGGATTATAAAATGATTC contains:
- a CDS encoding ComEC/Rec2 family competence protein; translation: MIQSNGVIICLAYILGLLFTAVPWGGIWILAMGILAAVFFRAIFINLRKINYKQENYLTKAKTGVNTPLTTPHPRVWLIAGLVGLLATFYFQVRTPQPGAKDISQFVSNENNSNQEQLVIVRGDVIGTPRLTRSQKGQFWLNATQLDEVKNDQGPASVPKGVTGKLYVTVPILQATGLYPGQQIAVTGMLYKPKAAQNPGAFDFQKYLKQEGAFAGLVGKQINIIDEDRKWGWWKIREQIVRSQVRWLGVPEGPLVSAMVLGSKAVDLPYDIRDLFVNVGLAHALAASGFQTSLILGIILQLTRKANKGIQFLCGSLGLLAFLCLAGVQASILRAVIMGFAALIGLVLERKVQQLGSLLLAATLLLLFNPLWIWDLGFQLSFLATLGLIVTATPITKRFDWLPSAIASLISVPIAATIWTLPLLLHIFSVVAVYSVLLNIITTPLISVISLGGMISGLVSLIVPDLGSTLASFLYYPTHWLIQVAEFFANLPGSSVAVGSISTWQMFVVYGLIISTCLIRWWQKRWWFAGLMAVVLVIVPAWHSTSNLLRITLLATDNEPVLVVQDQGKVTLVNSGDEGTGRFTILPFLQQQGINKIDWAISSKFLANENDAWLEIMDSLPIKNFYAYSSQQENNLETQAIQKQLQQQQGIYQPLGLGQTINTGAIIAQFTNEKLPILKLQIFGQNWLLVGSIKSQQITQLIKTGDLSSPQVLWCPSESLQDLITALQPQVAIASTNNLSSKTLDAIKGKTKLFFTGIDGAIKWTPDGDFEAFIQVSENKSSNL
- a CDS encoding DUF4079 domain-containing protein, whose product is MMNISEALEPIAAWFRSLGIPEPVTHWGHPVMMGIVIFVVGSFVGVSGWRGKLLQDTDKDAAVKSRSAHRQLAPWLFIFLAGGYTGGVLSLVMQHQPLFESPHFWTGSLVLLLLLVNGAISLSGFFGDKAGLRAVHAYLGSTALLILFVHAFLGLNLGLSL
- the glyQ gene encoding glycine--tRNA ligase subunit alpha, which gives rise to MNFQSVIAVLHQFWGERGCLIAQPYDMEKGAGTKNPHTFLRALGPEPWAVAYVEPCRRPTDGRYGENPNRFQHYYQYQVLIKPSPDNIQEIYLDSLRALGIRPEDHDVRFVEDNWEDATVGAWGTGWEVWLDGMEITQFTYFQQCGGIDCRPVSIEITYGLERLAMYLQEVEAITKIQWTDNITYGDVHLQGEIEQCTYNFEASNPEMLLNLFNIYEQEASQLTERGLVLPSMDYVIKCSHTFNLLDARGVISVTERTRYIARIRHLARKVAHLYVEQREKLGFPLLKNSQTAA
- the argS gene encoding arginine--tRNA ligase translates to MKATQEQLKIKLQQALAAAFGADYTQVDPILVPASNPKFGDFQANVALSLSKKLGMQPRAIATAIVEKLDVSDICEPPEIAGPGFINLKLQTSYLEAQLNAIKTDPRLGVPKVQNPQKEIVDFSSPNIAKEMHVGHLRSTIIGDCIARILEFRGHEVLRLNHVGDWGTQFGMLIAYLREVYPEALTTANALDIGDLVSFYRQAKQRFDADETFQETARQEVVRLQAGAEDTLHAWKLLCEQSRREFQVIYDLLDIKLIERGESFYNPLLTKVVEDLETVGLVEENQGAKCVFLEGFTNREGDPLPLIVQKSDGGYNYATTDLAALRYRIEKDQAKRIIYVTDAGQANHFAQFFQVANKAGWIPENVELVHVPFGLVLGEDGKKFKTRSGDTVRLKDLLDEAISRSRTDLEARLKEESREETEQFIKNVADVVGISAVKYADLSQNRTSNYVFSYDKMLSLKGNTAPYMLYAYVRTQGISREGNIDFANLGRDAKIILKEDTELTLAKHILQLDEIIAEVEQDLLPNRLCDYLYNLSEKFNKFYDKCPVLKSEEPIKTSRLMLCYLTARTLKLGFDLLGIKVLERM